One window of the Methanocaldococcus vulcanius M7 genome contains the following:
- the cobK gene encoding precorrin-6A reductase has protein sequence MNILLMGGTKDSVEIGKNIKRLEELCDLFIVYTSTTDYGGKLAENFANEIITKPLDKEELREVLKKYNIDVLVDATHPFAINASKNAIEVCKELRIKYVRFERREERIDHPNVIYVKDFEEAAKLAKNAGRVFHMAGIKNLKTVVDIVGKDKVVARVLPISVSEALKILPQKHIVAMYGTFSKELNKYLIRDYKCDVVITKDSGESGGFKEKVFGALEVGARVIVIERPVIEYPICFKDVEELVNFIKTLSC, from the coding sequence ATGAACATACTTTTAATGGGCGGAACTAAGGATAGTGTTGAGATTGGAAAAAATATTAAAAGATTAGAGGAGTTGTGTGATCTATTTATTGTTTATACCTCTACTACTGATTATGGGGGTAAGTTAGCTGAGAATTTTGCCAATGAAATTATAACAAAGCCCTTAGATAAGGAGGAATTAAGGGAGGTTTTAAAAAAATATAATATAGATGTTTTGGTTGATGCAACTCATCCTTTTGCAATAAATGCAAGTAAAAATGCTATTGAAGTTTGTAAAGAACTCAGAATAAAATATGTTAGATTTGAACGAAGAGAGGAAAGGATAGATCATCCAAATGTTATCTATGTTAAAGATTTTGAAGAAGCTGCAAAATTGGCTAAAAACGCAGGTAGAGTTTTTCATATGGCAGGGATTAAGAATTTAAAGACGGTTGTTGATATTGTTGGAAAGGATAAGGTTGTAGCGAGAGTTCTTCCAATATCTGTAAGTGAAGCATTAAAGATCTTACCTCAAAAACATATTGTTGCAATGTATGGAACGTTTTCTAAGGAATTAAATAAATATTTAATAAGGGATTATAAATGTGATGTAGTTATAACAAAAGACAGCGGAGAGAGTGGGGGCTTTAAGGAAAAGGTTTTTGGAGCGTTGGAAGTTGGAGCACGTGTTATTGTGATTGAGAGACCGGTGATTGAGTATCCGATCTGTTTTAAAGATGTGGAGGAATTGGTTAATTTTATAAAAACGTTGAGTTGTTAA
- a CDS encoding replication factor C small subunit: MEKPWVEKYRPKTLDDIVGQDEIVKRLKKYVEKKSMPHLLFSGPPGVGKCLTGDTKVIVNGKIREIGDVVEKISNGKFGATLTNNLKVLGIDEDGKIREFDVQYVYKDKTNTLIKIKTKMGRELKVTTYHPLLINNKNGEIKWEKVENLKVGDKLAVPCNIIYKKDGFVFKDEKLKGKGLIINENILNYLSEKLNLDVDLGRDVLKEILYKLESIDGNIDDKLRDAILYLIFLHENQLYWDEIVEIEQLNGEFTIYDLHVPKYHNFIGGNLPTILHNTTAALCLARDLFGENWRDNFLELNASDERGIDVIRTKVKDFARTKPIGDVPFKIIFLDESDALTADAQNALRRTMEKYSDVARFILSCNYPSKIIPPIQSRCAIFRFSPLKKEDIAKKLKEIAEKEGLNLTESGLDAIIYVSEGDMRKAINVLQTAAALSDVIDDEIVYKVSSRARPEEVKKMMELALNGKFIEARDLLYKLMVEWGMSGEDILNQMFREINNLDIDERKKVELADAIGETDFRIVEGANERIQLSALLAKMALMGK, encoded by the coding sequence ATGGAGAAACCATGGGTAGAGAAGTATAGACCAAAGACATTGGATGATATTGTTGGACAGGATGAAATAGTAAAGAGATTAAAGAAATATGTTGAAAAAAAGAGCATGCCGCATTTATTATTTAGCGGACCTCCAGGGGTTGGAAAATGCCTAACAGGAGATACAAAGGTTATTGTGAATGGAAAAATTAGAGAGATTGGAGATGTTGTTGAAAAGATAAGCAATGGAAAATTTGGAGCAACTTTAACCAACAACTTAAAAGTTTTAGGAATTGATGAAGATGGAAAAATCAGAGAGTTCGATGTGCAGTATGTTTATAAAGATAAAACCAACACTTTGATAAAAATAAAAACCAAAATGGGTAGAGAGTTGAAGGTAACTACTTATCATCCTTTATTAATAAACAACAAAAATGGAGAAATAAAATGGGAAAAGGTAGAGAACTTAAAAGTTGGAGATAAGTTAGCAGTTCCATGTAATATTATTTATAAAAAAGATGGTTTTGTCTTTAAAGATGAAAAATTAAAAGGAAAAGGTTTAATTATAAATGAAAATATATTAAACTATTTATCAGAAAAATTAAATTTAGATGTTGATTTAGGTAGAGATGTTTTAAAAGAAATTCTCTACAAATTAGAGTCAATAGATGGCAATATAGATGATAAGTTAAGGGATGCAATATTATATCTTATATTCTTACATGAAAATCAACTATATTGGGACGAAATTGTTGAAATTGAACAATTAAATGGTGAATTCACAATCTATGACTTACATGTTCCAAAATATCACAACTTTATAGGTGGGAATTTACCAACTATACTGCATAATACAACCGCTGCTTTATGTTTAGCAAGGGACTTATTTGGAGAAAATTGGAGAGACAACTTTTTAGAACTAAACGCGTCAGATGAAAGAGGGATAGATGTAATTAGAACAAAAGTTAAGGACTTTGCGAGAACTAAGCCAATTGGGGATGTTCCATTTAAAATTATATTCTTAGATGAGAGTGATGCATTAACAGCAGATGCACAAAACGCTTTAAGAAGAACTATGGAGAAATATTCAGATGTAGCTCGTTTCATCTTGAGTTGCAACTATCCAAGCAAGATCATTCCTCCAATTCAATCAAGATGTGCAATATTTAGGTTTTCTCCATTAAAAAAGGAGGATATTGCCAAAAAGCTCAAAGAGATTGCTGAAAAAGAAGGTTTGAATTTAACTGAGAGTGGTTTAGATGCAATAATCTATGTTTCTGAAGGAGATATGAGAAAGGCAATAAATGTTTTGCAGACAGCAGCAGCTTTGAGTGATGTTATAGATGATGAGATTGTTTATAAGGTCTCATCAAGGGCAAGACCTGAGGAAGTTAAAAAGATGATGGAATTAGCTTTAAATGGAAAGTTTATTGAAGCAAGGGATTTATTGTATAAGCTTATGGTCGAATGGGGAATGAGTGGAGAGGATATATTGAATCAGATGTTTAGAGAGATAAATAATTTAGATATTGATGAAAGGAAGAAGGTTGAGTTAGCAGATGCTATTGGAGAGACCGACTTTAGAATAGTTGAAGGAGCTAATGAGCGAATTCAGTTGAGTGCATTGCTTGCCAAGATGGCTTTAATGGGAAAGTAA
- the cfbD gene encoding Ni-sirohydrochlorin a,c-diamide reductive cyclase catalytic subunit, which translates to MIFHPRPSPIAAAMYQLRDLGVDAIILHGPSGCCFRTARLLELDGVRVFTSNIDENAIVFGASENLKKALDYAIEYLKRELNKEQPMIGIVGTCASMIIGEDLWEFIDDDRATIIPVEVHSGSGDNTVGAIKAMESALKLGIIDEKEFERQKFLLKKATEVEKKRGMAKKEYIKPSYDDDLNEAINVLKNLKEKNGKIACVLNAKKETAYLFAHPLIVLNKYFNCINIANLDINKGLPKIRKDAQNILKRFNVDYTIGGLDEYAITGEKAVEILKNLDVDAVIVSGVPHALPIEKIDKNIIKIGISDGPRTYHPIKEIYDYAIVELDAHAKVLGKRDIVKSRFGEILDYMLRGTAEH; encoded by the coding sequence ATGATATTCCATCCAAGACCTTCACCAATAGCTGCTGCAATGTATCAACTTAGGGACTTAGGTGTTGATGCTATAATTTTACATGGCCCAAGTGGTTGTTGTTTCAGAACTGCACGACTTTTAGAGTTAGATGGAGTTAGGGTTTTTACAAGCAATATTGATGAAAATGCCATTGTTTTTGGAGCTTCAGAAAACTTAAAAAAAGCCCTGGATTATGCAATTGAATATTTAAAAAGAGAATTAAATAAAGAACAGCCAATGATCGGTATCGTTGGAACGTGTGCGAGCATGATTATTGGAGAGGATTTATGGGAATTTATAGATGATGATAGAGCAACAATTATCCCAGTTGAAGTGCATAGCGGTAGTGGAGATAACACAGTTGGGGCAATAAAGGCAATGGAGTCAGCTTTAAAATTAGGCATTATTGATGAGAAAGAGTTTGAGAGACAGAAGTTTTTATTAAAAAAAGCGACAGAGGTTGAAAAAAAGAGGGGAATGGCAAAGAAAGAATATATAAAGCCAAGTTATGATGATGATTTAAATGAAGCAATCAACGTATTAAAAAATTTAAAAGAAAAAAATGGAAAAATAGCATGTGTGTTGAATGCTAAGAAAGAGACCGCCTATTTATTTGCTCATCCTCTAATTGTATTAAATAAGTATTTTAACTGTATAAATATTGCAAATTTGGATATAAATAAAGGACTTCCAAAGATAAGGAAAGATGCACAAAATATATTAAAAAGGTTTAATGTAGATTATACTATCGGAGGTTTAGATGAGTATGCAATAACTGGAGAGAAGGCAGTTGAAATATTAAAAAATTTGGATGTTGATGCAGTTATTGTCTCTGGTGTTCCTCACGCTTTACCAATTGAAAAAATAGACAAAAATATAATAAAGATAGGTATAAGTGATGGACCAAGAACCTATCATCCAATAAAGGAAATTTATGATTATGCAATTGTTGAATTAGATGCACATGCAAAGGTTTTAGGAAAAAGAGATATTGTTAAGTCAAGATTTGGAGAGATTTTGGATTATATGTTAAGAGGCACTGCCGAGCATTAG